Proteins from a genomic interval of Capsicum annuum cultivar UCD-10X-F1 chromosome 4, UCD10Xv1.1, whole genome shotgun sequence:
- the LOC107852578 gene encoding uncharacterized protein LOC107852578 isoform X2 codes for MFLLHLFVDQNVQCKNIVKLVCYEEVDGELFWKICKASLTSCSFPQTDRICMRGPGGQGEVEVAVSGVVDQKCRKGLSFSAVVRRSYEGMIPLECCLMSISLPWEYTAYNLLFKESPPLNM; via the exons ATGTTCCTATTACACTTGTTTGTAGACCAAAATGTCCAATGTAaaaatattgtgaaattggtatgCTATGAAGAAGTTGATGGAGAGCTATT CTGGAAGATTTGCAAGGCTTCTCTCACGTCGTGTTCTTTTCCTCAAACTGACAGAATTTGCATGAGAGGCCCTGGAGGACAAGGGGAGGTTGAAGTAGCTGTTTCTGGTGTCGTAG ATCAGAAATGTAGAAAAGGATTAAGTTTCAGTGCAGTTGTTCGACGATCTTACGAAGGAATGATCCCTCTTGAGTGCTGCTTGATGTCCATATCATTACCTTGGGAATACACTGCTTACAATCTTTTGTTTAAG GAAAGTCCTCCACTTAACATGTAA
- the LOC107852578 gene encoding uncharacterized protein LOC107852578 isoform X1 → MFLLHLFVDQNVQCKNIVKLVCYEEVDGELFWKICKASLTSCSFPQTDRICMRGPGGQGEVEVAVSGVVDQKCRKGLSFSAVVRRSYEGMIPLECCLMSISLPWEYTAYNLLFKVRDIPLAHFV, encoded by the exons ATGTTCCTATTACACTTGTTTGTAGACCAAAATGTCCAATGTAaaaatattgtgaaattggtatgCTATGAAGAAGTTGATGGAGAGCTATT CTGGAAGATTTGCAAGGCTTCTCTCACGTCGTGTTCTTTTCCTCAAACTGACAGAATTTGCATGAGAGGCCCTGGAGGACAAGGGGAGGTTGAAGTAGCTGTTTCTGGTGTCGTAG ATCAGAAATGTAGAAAAGGATTAAGTTTCAGTGCAGTTGTTCGACGATCTTACGAAGGAATGATCCCTCTTGAGTGCTGCTTGATGTCCATATCATTACCTTGGGAATACACTGCTTACAATCTTTTGTTTAAGGTGAGAGATATTCCATTAGCACATTTTGTTTAA